One genomic window of Desulfurococcus mucosus DSM 2162 includes the following:
- the ade gene encoding adenine deaminase: MGRVPADIVIANVNLVSTTTGEIIEKSSIVLKGKRIARAGRISDLSRHISSKTIVIDGKDRYAVPGFIDLHIHIESTLLDPVGFSKIALKHGTTTVVADPHEVVNVLGIHGLKMFIEASRELPLKILYEVPSCVPATDPSYMLETFGSLLDSRSVEEAMHLEGVAGLGEVMDFVSVIRADREVLFKVKAAWDRRMVVDGHAPLLSGEELDAYVAAGILSDHESTSAGEALEKLRRGMFLFVREGSAWRDLKALLPVVRSGDCKLCAFVSDDVNVYDLFTKGHMDRIINLAVEYGVDPVKALQYATINPAIRLHLEDQIGSITPGRLGDIVITRRIEHVEPITVIANGDIVYYEGEASRQFKPTRYPDKALKTVNIGVDPEALQLTPRAGIPDGSALVNVIEVSPGSALTKWRILEMQVSDGEVKPDPGRDIMFISVIDRHRGSGSHSAGLIKGLNFKAGAVAQTIAHDTHNLIVAGWNRRDMVTAVKRVVELQGGIVVVNDGEVVSEVELRLAGLMSVKEPEEVFREYLNMVDALKKRFHLDFESFFMTLALVSLPVIPELRITDRGLVDVAKAKLVPLITEESKR, from the coding sequence ATGGGCCGTGTACCAGCCGATATCGTGATAGCGAACGTCAACCTGGTCTCCACAACCACGGGCGAGATAATTGAAAAGTCAAGCATAGTGCTCAAGGGGAAGAGGATAGCGAGGGCTGGCAGGATAAGTGATTTATCGAGACACATATCCAGTAAGACCATAGTTATCGATGGCAAGGACAGGTACGCTGTACCAGGCTTCATAGACCTACATATACACATAGAGTCAACGCTCCTGGATCCAGTTGGCTTCTCCAAGATAGCGTTGAAGCATGGAACAACCACAGTGGTCGCCGACCCACACGAGGTCGTCAACGTCCTAGGGATACATGGATTAAAGATGTTCATCGAGGCGTCGAGGGAGCTGCCTCTGAAGATACTCTACGAGGTGCCTAGTTGCGTCCCTGCAACGGATCCATCCTACATGCTGGAGACCTTTGGAAGCCTCCTGGACTCGAGGAGTGTTGAGGAGGCAATGCACTTGGAGGGCGTGGCCGGCCTAGGGGAGGTAATGGACTTCGTGAGCGTGATAAGGGCTGATAGAGAGGTACTCTTTAAGGTGAAAGCAGCCTGGGATAGACGCATGGTGGTCGACGGCCATGCCCCCCTTCTAAGCGGGGAGGAACTAGACGCGTATGTTGCAGCAGGCATACTGAGCGACCATGAGTCCACCAGTGCTGGTGAGGCCCTGGAGAAGCTTAGGCGTGGAATGTTCCTCTTCGTGAGGGAGGGAAGTGCCTGGAGAGACCTTAAAGCACTACTGCCTGTTGTGAGGAGCGGTGACTGCAAGCTCTGCGCCTTCGTCAGCGACGATGTAAACGTATACGACTTGTTCACGAAGGGGCACATGGATAGGATAATTAACCTCGCCGTGGAATACGGTGTAGACCCCGTTAAAGCACTACAGTATGCCACAATAAACCCCGCGATAAGGCTCCACCTAGAGGATCAAATCGGCTCTATAACGCCGGGGAGGTTGGGCGACATAGTTATTACGAGGAGAATAGAGCACGTGGAGCCCATTACAGTGATCGCCAACGGCGACATAGTTTATTACGAGGGTGAGGCAAGCAGGCAGTTCAAGCCAACCCGGTACCCGGATAAAGCACTGAAAACCGTTAACATCGGCGTCGACCCAGAGGCCCTCCAGCTTACACCCAGGGCAGGGATACCCGATGGAAGCGCCCTGGTCAACGTGATAGAAGTATCCCCGGGCTCAGCCTTAACCAAGTGGAGGATCCTTGAAATGCAGGTCTCCGACGGTGAGGTGAAGCCGGATCCAGGCAGGGATATAATGTTTATCTCGGTGATCGATAGGCACAGGGGCTCAGGCTCACATAGTGCTGGATTGATCAAGGGGTTGAACTTCAAGGCGGGTGCAGTGGCACAGACTATAGCACACGACACGCATAACTTGATTGTGGCTGGATGGAATAGGAGGGATATGGTTACAGCTGTGAAGAGGGTTGTGGAACTCCAGGGCGGGATAGTGGTTGTCAATGATGGTGAAGTAGTCTCAGAGGTTGAGCTGAGGCTGGCAGGGCTGATGAGTGTTAAAGAGCCTGAAGAAGTATTCAGGGAGTACTTAAACATGGTTGACGCATTGAAGAAACGATTCCACCTAGACTTCGAGTCCTTCTTCATGACTCTAGCATTGGTGTCTCTCCCAGTGATCCCAGAGCTACGTATAACCGATAGGGGCCTTGTCGATGTTGCAAAGGCTAAGCTAGTCCCGCTTATTACCGAGGAATCCAAGAGGTAG
- a CDS encoding energy-coupling factor ABC transporter ATP-binding protein: protein MNTIKVVDLSIGYPGGKPLVENIGFTLEPGLHVLVGANGSGKSTLLKTMAGILKPLKGKVEINGVNIHRVPRRDAARLVGYVWQNPFHGFIEASVEREIAFISKTTGARQHGEIVYRLVDPELMDRSPFSLSGGEARRVAIASVLSIDQPVWFLDEPFSDLDYKGYRVLADLVEYGVKKGKIIVVTTHIVSLLDSLKPKGFLLIDRGRRRLLMGEWSELTDEVLLEAGVIPRGVSCGSTL, encoded by the coding sequence GTGAACACCATTAAGGTGGTTGACCTTTCAATAGGTTACCCCGGTGGTAAACCACTAGTAGAGAACATAGGGTTCACGCTCGAGCCAGGGTTACATGTATTAGTGGGAGCAAACGGAAGCGGTAAGTCTACCCTGCTTAAAACAATGGCAGGCATATTGAAGCCGTTGAAGGGGAAGGTTGAAATCAACGGGGTGAACATACACAGGGTGCCCAGGAGGGATGCAGCAAGGCTCGTGGGCTATGTCTGGCAGAACCCGTTTCACGGCTTTATCGAGGCATCCGTGGAACGCGAGATAGCATTCATATCCAAGACGACGGGGGCCAGGCAACACGGGGAGATAGTGTACAGGCTAGTGGATCCAGAGCTCATGGATCGAAGCCCCTTCAGTCTCAGCGGTGGCGAAGCCAGGAGGGTTGCCATTGCCAGTGTTCTCTCAATAGATCAACCGGTATGGTTTCTGGACGAGCCATTCTCGGATCTCGACTATAAAGGATACCGCGTCCTAGCGGATCTAGTGGAGTACGGGGTTAAGAAGGGGAAGATTATAGTTGTAACCACGCACATAGTGTCCCTGCTCGACTCATTGAAGCCCAAGGGCTTCCTGCTGATAGACAGGGGTAGGAGACGCCTGCTTATGGGTGAATGGAGCGAGCTCACCGACGAGGTTCTACTGGAGGCAGGCGTAATACCCAGGGGTGTTTCGTGTGGCTCTACACTTTGA
- a CDS encoding QueT transporter family protein — MRLSPLFTIRSIIIAAVYTAVTVMLGYLSYGELQFRVSDAMMILPLVRGIGLEAVVGLTIGGFLGNLTSPFIPWDWLFGPLANLAASLLVYLVGRTGLNTYIKVAASTLLAALAISVIVGYELTAIYGLPWLTTVYIFVSEVVVIGVIGGLVYRSLKVFFK; from the coding sequence GTGAGGTTGAGCCCACTGTTCACTATAAGGTCGATTATAATAGCAGCGGTTTACACAGCTGTAACCGTGATGCTGGGATACCTATCCTACGGCGAGCTACAGTTTAGGGTTAGTGATGCAATGATGATACTGCCACTGGTACGCGGCATAGGCTTAGAGGCAGTGGTAGGTTTAACGATAGGCGGCTTCCTCGGCAACCTAACCAGCCCATTCATTCCATGGGACTGGCTCTTTGGACCCCTGGCAAACCTGGCGGCGTCACTACTAGTCTACCTGGTGGGGAGAACCGGCCTCAACACTTACATCAAGGTAGCGGCCTCCACGCTCCTAGCAGCCCTCGCCATATCGGTGATAGTGGGGTACGAGTTGACAGCGATATACGGGCTCCCCTGGCTTACAACAGTCTACATATTCGTGAGCGAGGTAGTAGTCATAGGCGTCATAGGTGGGCTAGTCTATAGATCCCTCAAGGTGTTTTTTAAGTGA
- the hxlB gene encoding 6-phospho-3-hexuloisomerase: MVSGTTRDAVLSIVDFVLKAVDLISDEEKEKMISTLIDALKNGRKVFIIGAGRSGLVGKAFAMRLLHLGFNVYVVGETILPRASQGDVLVSISGSGRTRLVVAAAEAARSVGVKVIAITTYPDSPLGRIADIVVKIPGRTKMSSEEDYISRQILGLHEPLAPLGTLFEDTLLLFLDGVVVELMERLGVSEEDLRNRHANIE; encoded by the coding sequence ATGGTTTCAGGGACGACGAGGGACGCTGTACTCAGCATAGTGGACTTCGTGTTGAAGGCAGTGGATCTAATAAGTGACGAAGAAAAGGAAAAGATGATCTCCACCCTCATAGATGCGTTGAAGAACGGGAGGAAGGTTTTCATTATAGGTGCTGGCAGGAGCGGGCTCGTTGGGAAAGCCTTCGCTATGAGACTACTGCACCTAGGGTTCAACGTGTATGTTGTAGGAGAAACAATTCTTCCACGGGCATCGCAGGGAGACGTGCTTGTATCGATATCTGGTTCAGGTAGGACTAGGCTCGTTGTGGCGGCTGCGGAAGCAGCTAGGAGTGTGGGCGTCAAGGTGATAGCCATAACAACCTATCCCGACAGCCCCCTTGGCAGGATTGCAGACATAGTTGTCAAGATACCGGGTAGGACGAAGATGTCGAGTGAAGAGGACTATATAAGCAGGCAGATACTGGGGCTCCATGAACCCCTCGCCCCTCTCGGTACATTATTCGAGGATACATTACTCCTCTTCCTAGATGGCGTTGTCGTCGAGCTCATGGAGAGGCTCGGGGTCTCCGAAGAAGACCTCAGGAATAGGCATGCGAACATCGAGTGA
- a CDS encoding SPL family radical SAM protein — protein sequence MHVLRVFDPWRSPLCTCPFKYSLHPYTGCSHFCLYCYATSYIGRRPSTPKPDFTRRLERDLDKARRGSVVELSSSSDPYPPLESWMGLTRRSLEILGKHGFKILVTTKSNIVERDVDLLARYPSSVMITITTLDQELSRKLEPGAPPPDKRLDAVRRLSDKGIPVGVRLDPIIPFLNDDPAGIRALIREIKEAGALQVTVSTYKAKWDSLRRLMSAFPEISVKLRELYVGKGEFIHGYMYLPRSYREALLKPAVEEALRSNLYVATCREGLSADFMKAPSCDGSGLIRMHPSIVDVERRGETSG from the coding sequence ATGCATGTTCTAAGAGTTTTCGACCCCTGGCGTTCCCCTCTGTGTACCTGCCCGTTCAAGTATAGCCTGCACCCTTACACGGGGTGTAGTCATTTCTGCCTCTACTGCTATGCTACCTCATATATTGGGAGAAGGCCGAGCACCCCGAAACCAGACTTCACGCGGAGGCTTGAAAGAGACCTGGATAAGGCTAGGAGGGGAAGCGTGGTCGAGTTAAGCAGCAGTAGTGATCCATATCCACCCCTCGAGTCATGGATGGGTCTCACCCGTAGGAGCCTGGAGATCCTCGGTAAACACGGCTTCAAGATTCTCGTAACCACTAAATCCAATATTGTTGAGAGAGATGTAGATTTACTGGCAAGGTATCCTTCCTCAGTAATGATCACTATCACGACACTCGACCAAGAGCTCTCAAGGAAGCTGGAGCCGGGGGCTCCACCACCCGATAAGAGGCTCGACGCTGTTAGGAGGCTCAGCGATAAAGGCATCCCTGTGGGCGTCAGATTAGACCCTATAATACCCTTCCTAAACGATGATCCAGCCGGGATACGGGCTCTCATAAGGGAGATCAAGGAGGCCGGTGCCCTCCAGGTAACGGTCTCCACGTATAAGGCTAAATGGGATAGTCTAAGGAGGCTTATGAGTGCTTTCCCAGAGATATCGGTGAAACTACGGGAGCTATACGTTGGGAAAGGAGAGTTCATCCATGGATACATGTATCTCCCACGAAGCTATAGGGAGGCTCTCTTGAAGCCCGCTGTTGAGGAGGCTTTAAGAAGCAACCTGTATGTAGCCACATGCAGGGAAGGCTTATCCGCTGACTTCATGAAGGCACCCTCATGCGACGGCTCCGGGCTTATAAGAATGCATCCCTCCATAGTCGACGTGGAGAGGAGAGGTGAAACCAGTGGGTGA
- a CDS encoding ZPR1 zinc finger domain-containing protein has protein sequence MGEALREPVKFNEYTGKCPVCGGEMLYAEYVYRIPYYGVILMTVGECRSCGYKHRDVGLLERREPRRIIYRVEKPGDERALLVRSAGSRLLIPELGLSIEPGPFSQGFITTVEGVIEDFAEKTRFLCEEGEAKESECSLILGKLERAMKGLISYTVIIEDETGLSDVISEKTIYERL, from the coding sequence GTGGGTGAAGCCCTCAGGGAGCCTGTGAAATTCAACGAGTACACGGGGAAATGCCCTGTCTGCGGCGGCGAGATGCTGTATGCCGAGTACGTTTACAGGATACCCTACTACGGTGTAATACTCATGACTGTGGGTGAATGCAGATCCTGCGGCTACAAGCACAGGGATGTAGGGCTTCTAGAGCGTAGGGAGCCGAGGAGGATAATATATAGGGTTGAGAAACCAGGGGATGAAAGAGCACTACTAGTGAGATCGGCGGGCAGCCGCCTACTGATACCCGAGCTAGGGCTCTCCATTGAGCCAGGACCCTTCTCCCAGGGCTTCATAACCACTGTGGAAGGAGTTATCGAAGACTTCGCCGAGAAAACCAGGTTCCTCTGCGAGGAGGGTGAGGCAAAGGAATCTGAATGCAGTTTAATCCTTGGGAAACTAGAGAGGGCTATGAAGGGGTTGATAAGCTATACGGTCATTATAGAGGATGAAACCGGGCTCAGCGACGTGATCAGTGAGAAAACAATATATGAGAGACTTTAA
- a CDS encoding aminopeptidase, with amino-acid sequence MVDPRISNLARLIVNYCVHLGKGEEVVINATTESIPLVREIVRHVVEAGAYPVFVNIGDESITEAFYKYASPDVLSHVSILEKEVVSRIHAQISILAPSHTKPLVGVDPEKLKIRSQARRELSKIFLERSARGELKWVIAPYPTRALAQEAGMSISEYEDFVYHATYADTPDPVSEWSRIGERQSKIVGFLNKAKEIKYTGPGIDLYLRVDGRTWVNDDGHYNMPGGEVFSAPLEDSVEGYVEFDYPAVWRGVEVEGVRLVFRRGEVVEASARRGEQFLRKMLETDEGARRVGEIAFGLNYNITRFTKEILFDEKIGGTIHLALGSAYPETGGRNVSAIHWDMIKDMRGSKIYVDGDLVYENGRFVIEL; translated from the coding sequence ATGGTTGACCCAAGGATTTCAAACCTAGCCCGCCTCATAGTAAACTACTGCGTCCACCTCGGTAAAGGCGAGGAGGTAGTGATTAATGCCACCACGGAATCCATACCGTTGGTCAGGGAGATAGTGAGACATGTTGTGGAGGCCGGTGCTTACCCGGTCTTCGTAAACATAGGTGATGAATCAATCACAGAGGCGTTCTACAAGTATGCCTCCCCCGATGTCCTCAGCCATGTAAGCATCCTAGAGAAGGAGGTTGTTTCAAGGATACACGCCCAGATAAGCATACTGGCACCCTCGCACACTAAGCCACTGGTAGGCGTGGATCCAGAGAAGCTCAAGATACGGAGCCAGGCTAGGAGGGAGCTCAGCAAGATATTCCTAGAGAGGAGTGCTAGAGGAGAGCTTAAATGGGTGATAGCACCCTACCCTACCAGAGCGCTCGCACAGGAGGCCGGTATGAGTATAAGTGAATACGAGGACTTCGTCTACCATGCAACCTACGCTGACACACCGGATCCCGTTTCAGAGTGGAGTAGGATAGGTGAGAGGCAAAGCAAGATAGTAGGCTTCCTCAACAAGGCTAAGGAAATAAAGTACACGGGACCCGGGATAGACCTCTATCTACGTGTGGATGGGAGGACATGGGTGAACGATGACGGACACTACAATATGCCGGGAGGCGAGGTCTTCTCGGCACCACTTGAAGACAGCGTGGAAGGCTACGTGGAGTTCGATTACCCAGCTGTATGGCGTGGTGTAGAGGTTGAAGGAGTTAGATTGGTCTTCAGGAGAGGCGAGGTCGTTGAGGCTAGTGCTAGAAGAGGAGAGCAGTTCCTGAGGAAGATGCTTGAAACAGATGAGGGTGCGAGGAGGGTTGGGGAAATAGCGTTCGGGTTGAACTACAACATAACGAGGTTTACGAAGGAGATACTCTTCGACGAGAAAATAGGGGGTACAATACACCTGGCCCTTGGCTCAGCCTACCCTGAGACGGGTGGGAGAAATGTATCAGCCATACACTGGGACATGATCAAGGATATGCGGGGCTCAAAGATATATGTTGACGGCGACCTCGTGTATGAGAACGGGCGCTTCGTGATAGAGCTCTAG
- a CDS encoding ferritin: MGHELLEALNKQLNQELRNAYLYLSMAAYLDHKGLAGFANFFRVQAREEVEHALRIYRFINDRGWRVVLSDIPSPKADWESILELVKDFYGAEKENTERIWSLMDLARRVGDKACEVFLQWFINEQVEEEKNAMELLSRVEMAGGNPAALLMLDRVLAERK, translated from the coding sequence ATGGGGCATGAATTACTCGAAGCATTAAACAAGCAGTTGAACCAGGAGCTCAGGAACGCGTATCTCTACCTCTCTATGGCGGCATACCTGGATCACAAGGGCTTAGCAGGCTTCGCAAACTTCTTCAGGGTTCAGGCGAGGGAGGAAGTAGAACACGCGTTAAGGATATATAGATTCATAAATGACCGGGGCTGGAGAGTAGTTCTCAGCGATATTCCATCACCTAAAGCAGACTGGGAAAGCATACTGGAGCTAGTGAAGGACTTCTATGGTGCGGAGAAGGAGAACACTGAGAGAATATGGAGCCTCATGGATCTAGCCAGGAGGGTGGGTGACAAGGCATGCGAGGTCTTCCTCCAATGGTTCATTAACGAGCAGGTGGAGGAGGAGAAAAACGCCATGGAGCTCTTGAGCAGGGTTGAAATGGCTGGAGGAAACCCAGCCGCCCTCCTAATGCTTGACAGGGTTCTCGCTGAGAGAAAATGA
- a CDS encoding triphosphoribosyl-dephospho-CoA synthase: MNIDVFPSVFSLSLILEASAWPKPGNVHRLRERRDLRYEAFLATGVLAYRYFKKGVLRGVRGWRRIIIGDLIYMTVSKAIDDIPSTNTCLGSSTLLMPLSVGTGRCIAKEDLGLNCITGEASRLLRETSVEDAVYYYRAVRKASPSYLKPSDNTGSHVNIWDPDYAEKLAARGIRLIDVLEYSSRIDIVADEVVNGYKRSLALEGFLRKRVSSHGEWNRGVVEAYLHLLAEAMDTVVVLKHGVEVAEYVRRRATEILPEVLAAGSGDWVKPVMRLDDEFYEHGINPGAIADVTAAGIALFLLRNTIDGKRLLEP, from the coding sequence TTGAACATAGATGTTTTTCCAAGTGTTTTCTCCCTCTCACTCATACTGGAAGCATCCGCGTGGCCTAAGCCCGGCAATGTACACAGGCTAAGGGAGCGCCGGGATCTAAGGTATGAGGCATTCCTCGCAACAGGCGTATTAGCCTACAGGTACTTCAAGAAAGGCGTCCTGAGAGGGGTCAGAGGATGGCGTAGAATAATAATAGGGGATTTAATCTACATGACTGTCTCCAAGGCCATTGATGACATCCCTTCAACCAACACGTGCCTGGGTTCAAGCACGTTGCTGATGCCCCTCAGTGTTGGAACAGGGAGATGCATTGCGAAAGAAGACCTCGGACTAAACTGTATAACTGGAGAGGCTTCGAGGCTGCTGAGGGAGACCAGCGTTGAGGATGCAGTATACTACTATAGAGCCGTCAGGAAGGCTTCGCCAAGCTACCTGAAGCCCAGCGACAACACCGGGAGCCATGTAAACATATGGGATCCGGATTACGCTGAGAAGCTCGCGGCCAGAGGCATCAGGCTGATAGATGTCTTAGAGTACAGCTCTAGAATAGATATCGTAGCCGATGAAGTAGTGAACGGGTACAAGCGTTCCCTCGCATTAGAGGGGTTCCTCAGGAAGCGGGTTAGCAGCCACGGTGAGTGGAATAGGGGTGTTGTAGAGGCCTACCTGCATCTCCTGGCAGAGGCCATGGATACCGTGGTAGTGTTGAAGCATGGCGTAGAAGTAGCCGAGTACGTTAGAAGGAGGGCTACTGAGATCCTCCCAGAGGTCCTTGCAGCAGGCAGCGGGGACTGGGTTAAACCTGTTATGAGGCTCGACGACGAGTTCTATGAGCACGGGATAAACCCGGGTGCCATAGCCGATGTGACAGCAGCCGGCATAGCTCTATTCCTGTTGAGGAACACCATTGATGGAAAGAGGCTCCTTGAACCCTAG
- a CDS encoding molybdopterin-dependent oxidoreductase: MKGLKCYATASEGLRVKGVEIVVDCAIDPIAINGVDDVRRLASEYSGRVLGGVVCRELVFDSNEAIGSTHMLYRFRCIVDKESGEYIGVRVVARGRLASRVLFTVPRKLTDVVNASHIYNPFNELGRENIEGGDAPGQTYIPSMVVYNILGVPSIDVAKWSLEVAGLVDNPLKLTLSSLYELGVKTVRRDFHCVTGWSVRNVEFTGVPLSRIIELVKPGETVKWVFVESVDGYSTIIPFEELTGGDALVALEMDGRPLDLLHGYPARLVVPHLYGWKSAKWLSRIVFMNEYRDGYWEALGYHPRGRVGLEERFKTH, translated from the coding sequence GTGAAGGGGTTGAAGTGCTATGCAACAGCCAGCGAGGGGTTAAGGGTTAAGGGTGTTGAAATAGTTGTCGACTGCGCCATAGATCCCATTGCGATCAACGGCGTAGACGATGTAAGGAGACTCGCATCAGAGTACTCGGGGAGGGTTCTCGGAGGCGTCGTGTGCCGGGAGCTGGTGTTCGACTCGAATGAGGCAATAGGCTCTACGCACATGCTATATAGGTTTAGGTGCATCGTGGACAAGGAGAGCGGGGAATACATAGGTGTGAGGGTGGTTGCAAGAGGCAGGTTGGCTTCACGCGTATTATTCACGGTGCCCCGAAAACTCACGGATGTTGTTAACGCGTCACACATATACAATCCTTTCAATGAACTGGGACGGGAAAACATCGAGGGAGGCGACGCCCCTGGGCAGACATACATACCCAGCATGGTGGTCTACAACATACTCGGCGTCCCCTCCATAGATGTCGCAAAGTGGAGCCTCGAGGTAGCAGGCCTCGTAGATAATCCGTTAAAGCTGACCCTCAGCAGCCTCTATGAACTCGGAGTGAAGACGGTTAGGAGAGACTTCCACTGTGTAACAGGATGGAGTGTTAGGAACGTGGAGTTCACGGGTGTCCCGTTATCAAGGATCATTGAGCTGGTTAAACCTGGTGAAACCGTGAAATGGGTGTTCGTGGAAAGCGTTGACGGATATTCCACCATAATACCCTTCGAGGAATTAACGGGGGGAGATGCATTAGTGGCCTTAGAGATGGATGGAAGACCACTGGATTTACTGCATGGATACCCTGCTAGGCTAGTCGTCCCCCATCTCTACGGGTGGAAGAGTGCTAAGTGGCTTTCAAGAATAGTATTTATGAATGAATACAGGGACGGGTACTGGGAGGCCCTTGGGTATCATCCACGTGGAAGGGTCGGCCTCGAGGAGAGGTTCAAGACGCACTAG
- a CDS encoding ornithine carbamoyltransferase: MPALRHLVRELSGRDLISTLDWSDEELEVALRLAKEFKEIAHYYGVEAIPKILERKVFYMLFFATSTRTRAAFESAMVYLGGHAAFIDATTTRMAFGKQEKAGEAVKDVAAMYDVYGHGLGIRILDKAIDYLYGVGNAYIREMAETANIPVINMADDKFHPTQGLADIFTFRERFGNTQGKKYVIMWAYSPEIRGWCSVQEDMILFPRFGVDVVVARPPGFDLDPELVEKAKQLAKDHGATLEFTDNLEEAVRGAHAVFPRNWATPQLVKLGYSKFKDEELKIYEKYKHWKVTRSLMDLMDKHGVLMHVLPIFRGYEADDDVIDDAKKSIIYEQAENGLWTKMAVLALTMYGVK, encoded by the coding sequence GCTCTAAGACTGGCCAAGGAGTTCAAGGAGATAGCGCACTACTATGGCGTGGAAGCCATACCGAAGATCCTTGAGAGAAAAGTATTCTACATGCTGTTCTTCGCCACCTCGACTAGGACGCGTGCAGCATTCGAGTCTGCAATGGTGTATCTAGGGGGACATGCAGCATTCATCGACGCGACTACCACGCGCATGGCCTTCGGTAAACAGGAGAAGGCAGGCGAAGCAGTGAAGGATGTTGCAGCAATGTACGATGTATACGGTCATGGACTAGGCATACGCATCCTGGATAAAGCCATAGACTACCTCTATGGTGTTGGCAACGCCTACATAAGGGAGATGGCTGAAACCGCCAATATACCGGTGATAAACATGGCTGACGACAAGTTCCACCCGACCCAGGGGCTTGCAGACATCTTCACCTTCAGGGAGAGGTTCGGTAACACCCAGGGCAAGAAGTACGTTATAATGTGGGCGTACAGCCCTGAGATAAGAGGTTGGTGCAGCGTCCAGGAGGACATGATACTGTTCCCCAGGTTCGGCGTCGACGTCGTGGTGGCTAGGCCACCGGGCTTCGACCTGGATCCAGAGTTAGTTGAGAAGGCTAAGCAGCTGGCGAAGGATCACGGTGCAACACTAGAGTTCACCGATAACCTGGAGGAAGCCGTTAGAGGTGCTCACGCGGTGTTCCCGAGGAACTGGGCGACGCCGCAGCTAGTTAAACTCGGCTACAGTAAGTTCAAGGATGAGGAGCTGAAGATCTACGAGAAGTACAAGCACTGGAAGGTCACGAGAAGCCTCATGGATCTAATGGACAAGCATGGCGTACTAATGCATGTCCTACCGATATTCAGGGGCTACGAGGCCGACGACGACGTGATAGATGACGCCAAGAAATCCATTATATATGAACAGGCTGAGAACGGCTTGTGGACAAAGATGGCTGTGCTAGCGTTAACGATGTATGGTGTCAAGTAG